The Osmerus eperlanus chromosome 1, fOsmEpe2.1, whole genome shotgun sequence genome includes the window caaacaaaaacataaaagaaagaaaaataaattaaaagaaCTTAACAAATCTATGTTGCTGTCATACAAGAGAACAAAAGATGTACAGTAGCCAACATGCCCTGCTGTCGATGTCCTCTAATTGTACTAAGACTACCAAACCCCAGACATGGTGACCAAACAGTGAAAACACTTTTAAGGAACAAACTCGCATGTCAAGGGCTGAACACATCTAACCTGGCAATTTGACACCTGACACTGACTACAAAGTTACAGCTCATTAACAAGTGTTCTACATATAACGGCAGCATTAAGTGTGTAGAGGGATCCCTGTGCAGAGGTGAACCCCTCAACAGCAGGGTGGGATTTTGGCACAGTTAAACTGTTGCAAGTTAATAATACTGCTTTGAGAAATATTTGACTTTTGAATCGTTCGGTACAACCCCTTTCAAATGGTCCTAAATGAAGTGGACCAAATGGCTTCATATTTATATTCAAATGCACTGCTACATCAGTAGTCTTGAGTTGTATTTCATTGTGCTGTACCAAGGACAAAGTTGTCTAAACATTTGAGTACATACTGCACTGTGGATATACTGTACCATTACAGCTCTACAAGTCACAATAAACCATGCTGGTTGGGTTTAAATTGCAGTAATAGTTATTCCCATTCCAGTTGCAACATTGCTTTTTACCTCAAAATAACCAGTACGTCATAGAATTTAGAGTCAACCTTAAACACTTGTCCCACAGTCTTTTATAGTAAGCAGTAGAGTCTACCTTTTCCAAAACCCAAGTTTCTTGTGGTCTGTACACTTAACTTGTAGGTTTATATGCatcagtaaaataagtaaaaacaaaacaaagaaattacAAGAGTGAGGAGACCAATGTCACTGCAAATTCACCACAGAGAGTGAAGGGCATCCAGATCCAAGAGCTATCTCCCAAACATTTGTGATTCCCTTGCAAAAGCatcaatatattattattccCTTCAGAGGTTTAAATTCTAGATATGACGAGAGACAATCAACACACGTCATTCATTTCAATACAATAGTTGTTCTTTGACACACAGTAGCCACTCACTGCCACTGCTATTGTACCATGAGAAAAACTAGGGACGACAGAAGTTCCTTCAAAGGAGAACCCTCCTTCACAATTAACCATCTTGAAAACGAAAGTTCTGCATTTGAAAGTCTTCCTTTTCGCTGTCGGTGTTTCATTCCAACATAAGTCTGGAACAGCTGTATGCGGATGCCATCGTCAGACAAAATCCTCTCCAGTATGCTACACAAACAGAAGAAGTATCCTTCCATAGGAGGAGTCATTGAAACTGAGTATAATTTTTTTGAACCTTTAGACactttttccattttcatttccatCGATCCTTTTACCTTTTCCCCGGCCCCGACCAATGTCGTTTATGCTGAATGTCTCCGACAATGGCTAGTTACACTCATAATGATggttgggttgtgtgtgtgtgttggaggaagtggggtgggggggcagtgtgtgtgtgtggcgggttaAGGAAAGGCTACTGTATTTGGCAGGCTGTAGAGGAAGTGGCTTGGCAGCACATGCAGGTGGGGTTGACAGACTTTGGCGGGATCAAATCCAGATCTTCATCGTCAGGGATCTCGTCCAGCCGGTAGCCATCTTTCAGCAGCTGGATGTTGAGATCCTGGTTTATTTGCTGCAGGGTTCACCCAAAGAGCATGAGAAACAGCATAAAAAGAGAACAACTTAATGGTCATTAATAATAACTACTAATCCTAAAAGCATTAGGAATACACTACCAAAACCTAGAGATAACTCGGACAAAAAAGTAATGTTGAACAACGTAGTGAAGTACAAATGTGAAGTACAAATGGCAACAAACCTCTACAAGGACAGGCAGTATGGTTCATGATGGTATTAGTAAACGGTGAGAGTGAAATGGTATTGATGAGGGAAAGGAGCAGATTTGTACTAATCAAAACACTAATTGAAAAGTAATCTGCATATCTACCATGTAGTACTGTCACAATGACAACATGTTAATTGTGATTAACTCGACGAGTTAATTGTGATTAGCTTTTCCCTTTTATTATTTTGTGGAATTACATTGGCGCCTTTGAACTGAACATTTCTGTTACAAATCCAACATCCCACGTTCTTGGAATTTCCTTTTCCACTTGGCTTGAAACACTAAATGTTCCCACAGTGGTGCTGCTGCATCTGACACTAATTTTGTTAATTTCAACAACTGCTAAACCGAGATAAAGCAATAAAGCAAAAATTCAAAAAGTTTACATATTGCTTTTACTTTGCTGTGCGTATAATTATTTTTAAGCTTGTTCTAAAATGAATGTGTATCTCTAACAGAACAAAATTGTGGTTTAAGACAGTTAATTAGTTGCAGGAAATGTGTTTGCTCAATAATGAATAATGTGGCAAATATGACATGACCAAAGAGCGTTATGGACCAATTTGCACTGCACAACAATTCTTAACTGAGCTTAAAGAAGCAACGCACAGTAAATTAGTTGCTGAATAGAAAACGGATAGGAGACATCAAACTGATAGAACAAGTATAAGGACAGTTCCTATTACAACACTTCAAAAATTGTCCAAAACTCTTTACTTGGATGAAAACATCTTAGGAATATAATAATTGCATTCCTCAAACAGTTCCACCATAACTGCGACAGGCCTACATGTCAGCCTCGTCGAAATAAGTGCATTTCTGTATCGCAGGATTCAAACATGGGGCGACAAAGCCCGTAAGGATCGCGGGAAGGTAGAGGGGGTGATgatgacagacagacggataTGACATGTCAGTCATACAGTGTGCCATGTGATGCTTATGCCGGCTAGTGGGGTGTGAGGAGACAGGAGCTGTAGTGCGTAGATACCTGGTCCCTCAGACCTCTCACCTCGGCTGAGGAGTATCCCGACGAGGAATATCTCGACACGTCAAAGTCATCATCACTGGaaacaaacagaaagaaagggaaatgATATCCATTAAAACTCGAATCAATGATATGATTGTTATAATAGATGGCGATGGGGTCATGGGACCACTCGGTGCAACTTTAAGACCAAAACCAGAGAGAAAGTCTTCGCTTTATAGTTCCTAACGGCTGTATGAATCATTAACGAAGCATGATACCATTTGAATATATTTGATTGTTGTAATTCAGTCCAAggttataaaacacacacaacagattTTGATTGCTGACAGAACATACTGTAACAATTTAGGGATACATTCCAAATGATTGTGTGTTAAGCacttacccccccccaccctctttcaGGATATGCTGGAGCAGCCATACATTTCAAAACATCTCCCAAGAAACTAATTAGGCACCATAAGGAGCTGACATTCCAAAGAGATTGATTTGTTATACGAACCAGAATAGACAATCTGGAACCCTCTATGGATTCCTATAAGAATTACTGGGCATCTCACTAATGGAGCTGAACTTCTATAATGCATTTTCAAACAAAGATCTTTTGAATGGAATGAGTGTATAGACAACTGACAATTTAACACAGCGGTGCACAATAACAACTAATCAAGGTGTACATAGCTCTACTGTGTACAGTAGAGCATTTGAATGCACGTCATGTGAATGAAGGTCTGTTTACGTGTGTGAGGAAGACACAAAGGAGTTGAATGTGAAAGGAGGTAACATGAACGTGAAACTAGAacaaaccagtgtgtgtgtgtgggggggggtctgtgtgtgtgtgcgcgcgtgtatgTCAGAGAGTGTCACAGAAAAGACTGATGACTTCACCCCTGACGTTATCTTGACTTGCTGCCAACGAGCAGAAATTTCTGAGAAAGAGTTAACCATGCGGCAAGCCAGCGACGCCGGAGCAATTAAAAACGCAGGGTGCAAAAAACGCTTGTCTGATGCACCCACAatgggcagggaggaagggacaCTGATCTGCAGTTCCCTGTCCAAATGCCAACTCCCTCCCCCTGATTCTGTAACCCAGGAAGGACTTTTCCCTCTTTCGGGATCATGCTTATGTTGGAAGAGACTCTACCCAGAGCTGAACTGCCAGAGCAAAAaaactccctcccctcctccttgtaCATGGCAGGTCACCCTCTAATCCTGGGGAGAGTTTGCCTAGTGTCAAAGTCATGAACTGTGGTTGCGCATTGAAAGACTTCTGCTTAGTGTCTGGGCCTGTGGTGAGTTCGAAAAGAACACAAGCCTGTTCAGCTAGTTGAGTATTCTGGCAAGATATGATTCCATTTGCATCAGAATAATTACAGTACAGAAGAAACCAAAAGTTTTAACTTCCCCAATACGCTACTTATTTCAAAAGCACAAAGGTATATTACACTACACAGTTGGAGGTTTTAATCATCCGGTTTGTATTGTAAAAATTAAATAGACTTTTCAGTTGGTAGGGAGGGTTAGACAGGATTTCTATGAAACAAGGACAAAACCAGTTTGGTTCTGAATTATAAAAGTCATTGGACTTTAGAAGAAAGCATTCTTTATTTGTATATTGGCTGTGAAAGTCAGTTTAAGCTTTTCTGCAGCCTAATAAACATGGTTTTGACTGTTAGATTGATAATGATTAGTCAATAAGTTTACCAAGTTCTTGTTAAGCTTAAATATTAACTTCATATCAAAAAGGTAAGCAAATACAACAAATCATGAAAATGCTAAATTGAAAATGTTACAAAAGTatgatgtttacatttacaagtTTAGAGACAAACCAACCATTAACCCAGCGTTTAATGTTACCTGTCAGTGTCCAGTGCTACCAACGGCTTCTCATCTGGGCTCTGGTCTAAAGAAGAGTACCCTTTGTTTGGCACGACCAACCTAAAACAACATAGGTAAAAATGGACCTGTTAATAACACTCATTACATTGAATTTGAAAAGCCAACACAGAGTCAACATTCTGTGATGTGGCTATAAGCCCATCATTGTTGTCAGGTATAAACATAGCATATAAAAAAGGGCTCTTTCGAAGCCAAATTCTAAGTGAAATTTTACTCAGGTTCATTGACACCTTAAAAGGCCATCAGCTTCTAGTTTGCCCTTTAGGTTGTCTGAGTTTTTTAATCGTTTAAAACAGTTTGAAGTTCACTAATGGAGACTATAAATTAATGTATAAAAGGGAAACCGACTCATTCATAAATCCCTTCTCTAATCTATCAAAAGAGAATGGATTTgtggcaacaacaaaaacagagatGAGTGACATCATTCAGACTTGTCGGCACCAGCAGGGGAGCtcacagcagggggcagtgcCACTCTCATAGCCTGGTAGAGAGGTTTCAGCTAATCTCCGGGCCTCAGGCTGAGAGGCCTGCAGATAATCTCTCACCCTCTGGCTCAAGGTTCTCTCACGTCTGCAGAAGGCTTCTCACATCTCAACTAATCCACCCGGGGACATGTGGTGATTGGCAGATGAGGGCCCCCAGCTAATGGATGCATTTTTCACCTATTAGAGCCCGGTGTTTTCAAAAGAGTAGGACTGTATTACCATTCGTAGAACAAAGCGGGTTTGGGCTGGTTTCAGAAATAAAGCCTTGCTTTTGTTACAGACAGTCTTTTTTGTGGTTTTAACATTTTTTAATCGGATGGCATGCACAATACTGTGCCAATCCTCTTGAATTCTGGTTAATGAATGTTTTTAGAAACCCTGGCCGCTGTTTTCCCTGGAAATGTGCATGGAGATAATACATGAAGCAAGCACAGAGCACAGAGCCAGCCAATACCCCAGACAGACTAATTAACTAATTCTGGGCCAGAATAACAAAGTAGAAAGAACTTCCGATTCTCTATGGAAAattgaaaatgtgtgtattgCAAATAACTATTAGGGCAAGATGTCATTACCAATAAAAACTATTCTTCAGTTCAATATTGTTTATTTTTGGAACATTGTGCCAATATAAAATCAAAGCTATGTCCTTATGTGAACAGACAGCAGGTGTTTTTTCCAgttccaattgagttttttttacataaGGGATCCATGAAGATACACACTTCTGCACACCTTATATGTGGTACTAAGTAATACATTATACTTTTTGGttgaaacaataaaacaactaTAGAGTACCGTGTTCGAGCCATGTTCTTCTTGGGCTGCTGGTTGACAGGACTTCCCACAGTGCCATTCTTCACTGATCCCTTCCTGGCgagctccctctgtttctctgccaAGAACAGGATATGATGTCATCAGTTAGAAACAAACAACCTAAATCACCCCAACCCCTTCCAAAAAACTAAAATACTGACAGATTAATTTTATTCTCTGTGGAAAGCATTTCCTTTGGACTATTTCAAACCCATCCTTGACATTAGCACTATCGTACAACTAATAACATTTAAACTATAGGAAATAGTATATATCTGCTTGACAAAATTTAAGGACCACATACAGAAAGTACAAAGACTGTTGTTGATCATTTTTTACTTCAGCCttgactacatttagtcatttagcagttaGACTACTGTGAGACTACTACACAGTGGCTTTCTGTGTcgtagtaacacacacacacacatcttcacacctAGGTAAATAGCAGAGGTTCCAAGCATGGAAGGGAAATGTAGAGCCTAATCAATATTAGCATGTGTTATTATTCCATCTGAgatgagattcaacttcattgTCATTGCACAGAGTACTAAGACAACGAAAAGCAGTTTAGCATCAACCAGAAGTGCAAAGAAAGCAGTAAAAGTATATAAAAAGGGAAGTAACATATAAATAAAAGGATAAAAGTATATGTACAGTAATAAGATATGTGCAGTACCGGTAATACTATATGTGCTGTAACAGCAGCAAGGTAGTGCAAAATTAAGAGATAGGTACAGTGAATACCACGGACTAAGTATATAAGTGGATGTACAGTTAGTAAAAAGTAGTGCAAATGTTCAGTGGCTGGAAGAAGGTGCATGGCCGTCCAGGCCAGGGTGTAGGGGGTAAGTACAGTCACTGGAGGAGGGTGCGTGAGGGGGTAACCAGGGGGGCCATCACCGTGGTGCAGAGTGCAGCAGGGTGACAGCCGCATGGGAAGAAGCTGTTCCTGAACCTGTTCCTGAACCTGCTGGTCCGGGAACGGAGGGCCCTGTAGCGCCtcccagaggggaggagggcaaacAGTCTGTGGCTGGGGTGAGAGTTGTCCTTGCCGATGCTGCGTGCCCTCCGCAGACATCTTTTGTGCTGGACAGCCTCAATGGTGGGAAGTGAGGAAGCAGTGATGCGGTGGGCAGTTTTCACCACCCTCTGAAGAGACTTCCGGTTCGCAACAGAGCAACTGCCATGCCACACCGAGATGCAGTTGGTGAGGAGGCTTCTTGGTGTTGAGAGCCAGGTTGTTGTTGGCGCACCACTCAGCCAGGTGCTGGACCTCATCCCTGTAGGCCGACTCATCGTTGTTACTGATGAGGCCAATCACCGTAGTGTCGTCTGCAAACTTGACAATGGTCTCATCTCTCAGTAATAACAACACGCTGTGACTTCATCACTTTCAATGTTGCTAGAGGCGTTACACGACTAGCTTCGGGTGGCTGAATAGAAGGCTATTATGCCACTCCACTGCATAAGACAGGCTGAAGGAGACCAGGCCGAGGACCAGCCGTTCATATTACCGTGCCATTTTAAGCTTCTAATAAGTATGGCTGCAACAGTATGTCGGCCACTTAAGCAATATCACACGGGTGTGATTTACCGTCAATCACTGGCACGATAGTGATGCGGTCAGGACCGACACGCATGAGCCAAGTTCCGTTAGCATGGATCCGCCTCGTGCAAGACCCATAGGTTATTTAGCAATATACCATACCCTCCTGTGGTTTATTGCTTGATAATTTATATATTGGTCGATAATTTAATAATCTGAAGAACGCGTACATTTTTCTGAAGTAGCAAGGTTTAAAGGCTTAAGGCCTTAAAAGCAATCGCAGGACTTTCTTGTTAGCCGGCCGAGCATCCTTATCAACTTCATAGTAGTAGGTGGTTTTCAACCTTTCTCTCCTGACAGTCTCCCCAACAGCATTTGTTGGATTCTCACATCAATCAAAccaaaagaaagagaaggagaaagacagatgaAACCACAAGCCAGTTTTTAATagtattgtttttcttcttaTTTCTTAAGACCACTTCATGTTTACCTGTGTTAGTGCCTCTCTTTCAGAATGTCCTGTCAATCTTAGACACCACAAGTAAAGACAATTTATAAAATAGCACAGGTAAACGCAGTGGTCTTACGGAAAATGTTTCGAATGCTTTCAGAGTACGGTCACCTTTTTCACCACAATGATTTAGAAATAGCCAATTGTAAACCGTAATCTGTTATTCAGGGATTGTAAAAGTTCTCTTAAAAGATTTGTATGCAGACATTTATTTGATCATGATTGTTCTGCCTTCTTGTCCATTTCTAAGAAACGCAGTAACCTGGTCTTGCTAACACAGCATGGACTTGTATCGAACAGGCCATCACACGTCAAATGTCTTGCTTACAGTAGGAAGACAAACCATATTGATAGAAGTTCTATCTTTACTTTACCTGCCTTAGGGAATCGTTTCCCTTATGGACAATAGCTCTATAGCAGATTAGCACCTACCTATTTTCACTTGGAGTGGCGAGGGCTTGTAGTTCATGGCCACAGTCTCGTCTTCTCTTGTGTCAGAGTCTGCTTCTGTGGTGGAAGAGGCTGCTGGGTcctgcaaaacaaacaaaacactgaAGTCTACAGGTGTTCTGTGATGTGAAATATTCAAACGTAATATATTCTAGATTAAGTAGTACTTTTACTGTGGGTATGAAGTGGGCCAGAGAAAAAAAAGCCTGGTTATTTTTCCAGTAGGTGATTGCTAACCATTTCCCTGGAACACTTTTTTGACAGACAATCTTTGAAAAATTAAGAGTGCCTTATGAAAAGTGCCCACTTTCTTGGATCCAGAAGACAAGGTTTCAAAGTTCTGTGTAGGCATACTTGTTTGGCCTTCAGAGAAGATCTACTCAAGTGTATCTCTTGAAACCATGATGTTCATGTTTCTTTGGCACTGTAGCCAACTTAGAGCTTTTTGGCAAAGCACACCAGCTTAATGTTTACAGCAAACAAAACATGGGCggcgctagggaggggctagcaggtgcttcagcacccccaagaaagacaaaagcaccccgatagcaccccctaaaatattgctcatttagtaatagtattcaggcccggagtggccatcgggagaatcgggagaattcccggtCTGCCCGCTCTGCCGTTCATAAATTGTGCCAGCAGATCGCCtgctttgtctttgttttttcacacaccgaataaaacgatttgtgttaagtttgttactgtgtgactgataagtaagctaataggctacactaggttttaatctaaataaacgcatgatcagaccgtgcattaaaaagtgccgttttcagttgtcgcgcatgctctctttctcaaacacaggtgcgtgtaccaagacaaccctaaaccatcatttattgttgtggagggagtttGCAAGATTAAGATGATgtcaaaataataaaatggatgggaaaaagatgccaggaggaactgaaaaagacaggtataaaagaaagatctgtcacttcagaaatctaggttcctgcaagggtgggaaaaatatgttCTCAAAAGCCCCaaatctttcaggtaaaaatttgggttgtaatttcgAGAAAATATAAcaatgagtccaacgtaatgtttatattacataaagctcaaaaacctattttgcactgaaattaatgcaaaataTCTCGCTTGCGTGCTCGCATTAatgtgaagttccgatttcagctcacatcaaaaccttgacTAGGTCCTAAATTTgggttaagccccgaatgttaaaCGTATGCCTcggcccctggtggggatgggctggttttggccattacactcgcgggctgaaaatgggtcccactctggccctgatagtatttatacaaatatatataatatatatatatataattgcgcagctccccctgtcaatgatctagcaccccctcagcacctgcatgaaaaattctctggcgccgCCACTGAAACAAAATAAAGTCTTCACAGAATTGTATTATGCCCCTCAACTGCAGGGACACGTGTTGGCAGAGGAGGCACTCACAGTTATGGAACCAGGTTCCGAAAATTTGAGGACGTGAAACTGTACGGACTTAGCAGAGCTGTGAGCATGTATGCTTACTTTGTGATAAAGCAGCCTCTTTATATGATCCTGAGCCTCAAACAGCTGGCCTCAACTTTTCCAACTGGTTTCCATTTTATGAGATCCTTCCAATAGATAAGCAACTAATCTTCATTAGTCCCACATTCCACCTTTGTGGCTAGCTTTATTGCCTTGAGTGCATATCCCTGTCAGTTTTGATTTGATAGGCAGAGGACTGTGCAAATGGGGGTTGTCCGTGGTGTTCCGCGTCACAAGTGCAGGTTTTTTTGTCCGTGTGAATGTACATGTTTGTATGTGAGCGAGTGCATGAATGACACATTTGTGTAAGTGTGCGAGTATGAGTCTGTATGACACCATCCTGGGGGGCTTGCTGTGGTAGAACAGAGGGGTTTCCTGTTGGAGCttgagtcaccccccccccccccccctcctttactCCCTATGGTTCTAAAAAGAGCTGGGACAAGGTCCTGGCCTCGTCTACTGACAGAGCCCTGCATTATGTCCAACCCAACCACAAGCTTAGCCTTGTCAGTCGGCCAAGTAGTGCTAAAAAGAGATGGTTTACAGTCCATGAGCTGATGCTGGAAGTCAGAGCTGAATAAACGTAATATTTTGTTCAGGGTCCTGCCATGTTTACATAATGTTTCCTCGAACAGACAGCAAGCAGTTGAATGGAGCTGAAAGTCTGTTAATATGGAAAAGTCTAACTATCTGTCAATTTATGTCAAGTGCTGGGGGGCTAAATGCATGATTAGGCTAACTTACAGTACAAGCCTAAGCATTCTGTTTGGAAAATATAGCCTAGGACATGCTAAAGTACCAAAAAAAATTTTTTAAGAGACTTTACTTTGGATTAATGTAGACTAAAAACCAATTAACAATACTTCCTTTAACAGATTATATTTGAGACAAACTTACTTTTATTAACGGTAATCGGTAATTTTCTTTTTGAAGAAGGCTTTATGAAGCCAACAGATCCTATCCAATCACATATGGCTCCACGCGTGTCATATTTCACACAGCTATGAAATAAGAAACTACTCTGCACATCCATTTATATTTTGATACATAGCTTGCATTTTGACCAAAGTTTATATATTGTAATAATCGTGAGGTTTAAGAGGCTTTGATGATATTGTGTTTTAACAGGTCAAGATATAAAAGCAAAAACATATGATTGTAGGTTTCCAGGTTAGACCTTAATGTAGCAGAGATTATAGTCTTTGGCTGTCGAAAATCTCTCTTGCTCACACTTGAATATAGGCCAcagatgtacagttaggtccataaatatttggacattgacacaattttcatcattttggctctgtataccaccacaatggatttgaaattaaac containing:
- the fam219aa gene encoding protein FAM219A isoform X2, which gives rise to MMEEIDRFQVPPVNGETQPLDPAASSTTEADSDTREDETVAMNYKPSPLQVKIEKQRELARKGSVKNGTVGSPVNQQPKKNMARTRLVVPNKGYSSLDQSPDEKPLVALDTDSDDDFDVSRYSSSGYSSAEQINQDLNIQLLKDGYRLDEIPDDEDLDLIPPKSVNPTCMCCQATSSTACQIQ
- the fam219aa gene encoding protein FAM219A isoform X1, with the protein product MMEEIDRFQVPPVNGETQPLDPAASSTTEADSDTREDETVAMNYKPSPLQVKIEKQRELARKGSVKNGTVGSPVNQQPKKNMARTRLVVPNKGYSSLDQSPDEKPLVALDTDSDDDFDVSRYSSSGYSSAEVRGLRDQQINQDLNIQLLKDGYRLDEIPDDEDLDLIPPKSVNPTCMCCQATSSTACQIQ